TCAATAACATATTTATAAGGGAGGTCAGTatgtcatattttataaaataaggaATACCAAGTGCCATAAAGGTATTGCGAATAATATCTCCCAATCTCAGAAGAGCTCAATGTAATTTATCCGAGGTTTGAATCCATTAAGAAGGTATTAGTCTATTGGATGTTAGTCTGTTGAGAACTTACCGTTCCAGCATGAGTCAAGATATATGCATATCCCTGCATGAGCTTGTCTCGTGGAAATGGCCAGTGACCCTGAAAATAACATGAAATGTTATGTCCATTTTCCTCATTCTCTGATAGTATATGCAACAATGTCAAGGCAACAGCGCACAAATTGAGAAAAAGGTCAGACTTTCGAATCATGGTTTGCATTAGTATGTGAATTGTGATTTTTTCAGAAGGGAGAGTGTTTCAAAGACAGAATAGATACCTGAGTAGACCCTGTGTCATGATTCTCTACGAATGTAACAGCACGAGAAGGCCACCATCCCATTACTCCTGGAGGTTTCCCTTGAGGATCTATCAGTCTCCAATATTCACCATGCAAAGCAGAATGAAGTATCCCCTGAAAATCATAATACAACAATATAATGTTAAATTCTAGCCACAAGACTTTCACTTTTTGTTCCCTTCCTTCTAATGAAGTTTTCCACTTCTTTCTATAGAGGGAAAATCCGACATGACTTTATCATCATATTAATCGGCTGATAAATACGCCATCCAGgaaatttgttatttttctaatattaatcGGGTAATATGGAAAATTTCTTGCCCATGAAATCAGCTTCCCACGACTGAATAGTAGCTCATGTCTCCTTATATATAGATTTTTCATTATAATAGCAAGCTTCTGGATGTAAGATTACCAAGAAGCTACCATTAACTGATGTGGAACAGAGTACCTTTGTTGTCATATCAAATGCAGCTGAAGTGCCTCCTGTAGCGTTGACCCAGTCAACTATCCGTTGTCGATGAGCATCTATTTATTACAAATTTGAAATATAGCTTTTAAGATAAAAGTATATAACTCAGAGGTTGATATATTTCAGGTTATTGCAGTAAGTAACGAACCTTGGTTGTAACACAAAGTTCCATGTTCATATTTCATGGCGTCCCAATATTCTCCAATGGAAAAAACAGGGTTTGATGCTTCAATATATTCTTTTACGTATGTACCAGAAAAGCCTCTGCAGGCagataataaggaaaaatcaaattttatattataatattttaattgtaaaacaAAGGAACTAGAATAACTTCAATGTTCAATTTGATGAAAGAATAAACATATAAATAAAAATGTGTAGAGCATTGCAAAGAGAGATTGCTGAAACACAAGATTTTGTGCTCCCTTAAAAATATTGAACTTATCTATTTTGGTATCACGTTTGCTCAAAGCACCACAGATATCAGATATAAAGATACGAATTTTCTATTATATCATTATTTAGCTCCCATTTCTCATAGTGCAACTTAAAACTGTGACATTTTTTTAGTAAGAAAGCTCCCTAAGAGTTAAACACTTTGAAGACAAGagaagtgttttttttttcttccttgcaATACTACGCTAACAAATCTTGCAGGCTCTGTTTTACCATTATTCAATGGCTACCAAGCAAGAGCCAAATAATGGTGTTTCAGACTCTAACCTGAAAGGACAACAGTGTACTTGAATTGAGatttaagaagaaaaaaagttGTTCATACGACACTAAAGACTACAATATTTTAAGTTGAATAATTATTCAAAAGTGGCTGATTTAACCAAAAAGTCTAAGCCAACTAGTTTGCTATTTCTCTTTTCCACTACATTGCAGCATTGACTGCAGAGGAGTCCAGATCCTTTTTCCCTAATCAACTACATCTGCATGAGTTTgccaaaatgaaaaatatttctttcatcaATTAATATACTACCAACATTTTCTAGCTACCTACATAAAAGGAATGGAGAAGATTATGCCAATTTATCTGTTGTATTTACTTTTACTGACAATTCTTCCTTATCTTTTCCATTCTTTACTCATAATATAAATTGATACAACTTGCAAGAGAGATTCAGTAGAACTTAGTAAGTAAAGAATTATCTCAAGCCTCCAAAATACTTAGAATGGAAAAAAAATACCTCACAAAATCAAGCCTCCATCCATCATAACCTATGTCACTCCGAAGCCACTTTAACCATTCCTTGATATCTTTCCGTACAAAGTCCTGAGAATGATCAATATTTGGTGCTGCATGGAATATATCACCTATATAAAGAGAATCAGAAAAACGTCTATAAAAATCCTAATAATTACCTGGTAAAGCATTTTGCACTCCCATATTGTGGAGAAGGTGCTATATTTTTGTCTTCCATATGGGGGAGTATCAGTTATGACACATTAGAGAAGTGGAACTCCATAGTTCATACTTCTTTTCAGGACCACGCCAACCTTAGACCAACGGCAAGCGAACACTCAAACTAATTACAAATTACAGGTTTCAATACTTTTTTTTCTCCCTCATACTTATTTAATTAGGTTTTGTATCATTTGGAGTGGAAGGCCACAGCCTCAGTTTCTCACACAAATAACTTTACTGAAAAGACAAGATAAAACTGTAGaggatataatatatataaagatataccACTTGACGGATTTCCACGGCCCTCAAAATTGGGATCGTCACATACAATTGCTTCAGGTCCCCATGCAAGCTTGCCGTCATAAATGTTCCAAACACCATTTGGACTCTGAAACATGTAAACATTGTGAATTTCTGACAGCCCTTTGTCAACACTCTATTATGAAGTGTACCTATTGATGAAGAGATTTCTCCATCTAGAGTTCGAATACTAAAAAAGAAAAGAGACCATACAAATCACAGAACACAGCTACTGTATGCAAACCCACAGGTTTCGAAACAGATGGCCCATATTTCAGCAAATTTCAGCATAAACCACATGCGAAGACTAGAAGAATTTCTTAATTCCAGTTTTAGCATGTAGGATGTAGCTGAGTTGGATAAACAACCAACATTAGATACTCAGAATGGTTTTACATCTCTATAACATTTCACATAAGAATGATTTGATCAGTATGTGTGAACAATGTACAGGTCAACCTTAACTTGTGCTAAAGGTTAATTAATTGATGCAGAATAGAGAAACAAGAACTAAACTATAGACTACTTGCTCCGTTTATATTGATTAGGAAACTAAAGATAATTGACTAAAACCACAAGCCGCAATTCAATTATTAACAAATTACTTTCGTGTCTCCAACTCAACATACCAGaatcttttattataaaattagagaAAATAAGTATTGTGATTAAGACCCGACACTACCCTTATACTCAATCTAACACCATGATGACTTCAGTTTAGCCCATAACCCATGTCCGAAGAACAAATTTTATAACCTTTTGCactaaatatatacaaaaagttTAGACTAAGCAGTAAATAACTTACCTGTTTCTGTGCACATCGATGATTAAGTACAACATCTCCCAAGACCTATTCACCAATGAAATATCTTTCAAAATTGACGACCATACTTTGcatttgaaagtttgaacatagGAAAGATAAAACAGGTCTTACTAACAAATATCCTAAGGGCACTACTTAAGAATGTCGCAACTAGAAAGTttaaaaagaaaatgtaaatCGAATGTAAACTTTGTAAGTTTCTCAAAGCTAGCAGAAAAGCATACCACCAGATCTTGAGAATGCATTTCCTGTATACAACTTTTAAGGTCTTCCACAGTACCATAGCTTGAATTCAAGTTGTAAAGATCAGAAGGCATATAACCTGCATGTTAGTTAAACCGTCATTAATGCTTGCCGTGCCACAGGTTGACATTGACCACATATTACATATGGCATCTTAAAGTGAAAGTAAACGAGATgacaaataaaacagaaaatataaTGACAGATCACAGGAATGATAGAACTGGGTAAAAAAAATGTGGCAAGATGCTAGGACAGAACAGGTTATTATTCCAATGGTACAcaatgatgaaaaaaatatatataagatataagtGAGCTAGTCAAACCTTGGGGAGCAACAGATTGTGTTGGCGGTGGTAGCCACACTGCTGTTATACCAGCTTGAGATAGATCAGTAGATTTAGAAGCTAATTCAGAATACCACTGTCTTCTCCAGCTCTCCCAATTAAAAGCTTGAAACTGAGAAATATAAATTCATCAGAAGCAATGACACTATAGAGGGTAAAAAGTTTCAATAGTTAATGCTCATAACAACAAATAGCAATATCAGAGTTAATGGACCCTTGAAGACAATCATAAACAATGCATGTGATGTAATGATATACTACATTAGTACTAGATGAAAATCAGCATTATGGTGCAAAGGCACTAAATGCTCTAGCATTTCTACATCCACACTATTGTATCAAATACTCAGAACTCttcctttttttattaaaaaaagaggaGGATTTTAATTGTGCAATGCATTCGATGTATTGAAagtttaaaatcttttcaattaaacatttccccttttttatttcttaacaAGTACCTTAAGTTAGCAAAACACTTAAATTATAATCACCAGATCTAAGCAACTCAAAAAGCAATAACCTAATGTCCTACATTTACTCCAAATCTCTCAACTTATTGGGTAAGTAGGTATACTAACCACAATCTCACGTCCTGTTCCAGTTGCTGACTCTGCATTTaagttataaaaaattttagatgccAACAAGATAAACCATCCAGAAGCAAAGTTACATATAATTTCAAGCAACGCATTAACACAGCAAAAGCATAGCATCCGGACCTAATTTTGTTTGTTCAGGGTCTCCCTGCAACTGTGTAGCCTTCCTTTTAAGAGCAGTCTCCAATGCATTTCGCTTTTTCTCGAGTGTTTCTCTCTCAATATGTTCATCTAAAGCATCCCCTTGCTTTGGCTTTTCTTGTGCAATGGACCATACTTCATCTTCTTTAGGTAACTCTAAGGGTCTGAATTTTGATGTCATTGCTTCTGCTACACCAATTTTTCTTGGTGGAAACTTGGTAGAAATTTCCTGAATTCTTCTTGCCATCCACTGAGGTATCTCTGTACGAGGACCGTCACTTAGCAGTTTCCATTTTTGAGAATCATCAGTTTTCAGAAGGTCTATCCGTCCGCCATTAACAACATAGATGGAATCCGCATCCCCTTCATCTTGCCGGCTTTCCCTCAATAAGAATGATTCCGCCATTTCAGTTCTCTGTCTCCATACCCTTAAAGCGTCTTCTGAAGCTTTTAATGATCTCTGAAGTGCTTTGAATCTATTTAGGTAGGCATAATCTTTCAAACGCACCATTTGTTTTGCAGCTTCAACAGTAGTCTTTATGTTCTTCAAGTCAGTCTTAAAAGTCTTGGAAACTGCCTTTGTTCTTTTTGTAACATCGATCTTCATTTTCTTCATAAATGTCTTGATCTCCTCTACCTGCTTCGAAATATTTTTCCCAGTTGACTCCTTAAAATCAAGCAAAGCCCTCTCTGCATCAATAGCTCTTTGTTCAAATGCCTTTTGTTGTTGTCTGGTTTGTTCCACTTCCAACTTCAGTCCATTAACCTCATTTCTTGCAATAATCAACTGAGATTCTAAATCACTTATTATTCCCTGCAACTTCATATTTTCGGCCTGGACAGAAGCAATTTGATCAAATGGAGAGGCATTATCTATTAGTGTTTCTGTGGTTTTTTTTGCATGTTCACTCGCTTCTTCTGCTATAGCTAGGGCTCTCCCTATAGCAAATTCTGACTTTTCCACAATGGATGATACTGTACTTTCAGTTGCATCCATGATTCGCTTTTCAATTAGATGAGCTCCTTCAGCGGCTGTGGTTTCTGCCGATGAAATTTTGAGTTGAGCATCTTGTAGTATATGAATAGTTGCCTGATGGAATGCAATCTCTGCTAACTTTTCAACCTGCACAGCAAGATCAATAGCATCTTGTTTGGCAAGGACCAGCTTAGATTCCAAAGCGAACCTCTCTTCAACTGACTCCTTTAGAGCTTTTTGGAAAAGAGACTTGGCGGCCTCAACTTCTGGTATAGCTACCTCATTGTCATCAGAAATGGCTGACATGTACTCCGGCTTTTTGGCCTCAGATTGAGCCAGTTTTTCAAGCAATTGATCTCTCTCCTTCTCAAGAGCATCTTGTTTCGCTTGTGCCACTACAAGAGCTTTCTTAGTCATCGTTAATTCATCTTCTAACCCCGTAGCTTCACTTCTTCCCAAATGACCATCTTGACCAACAACCGCCTCAGAGAATGAATCATCTGAATCCTTCTGTCATAAAGGGTAAAATATAGGTTATTTCTCAACTATCACGAAGCAAGAACTCATGTTATTGGGAC
The sequence above is drawn from the Arachis hypogaea cultivar Tifrunner chromosome 4, arahy.Tifrunner.gnm2.J5K5, whole genome shotgun sequence genome and encodes:
- the LOC112797865 gene encoding uncharacterized protein, yielding MGAALLPDAAFGIRPFVINHPFICRRTTSFAAIRNRNCFFAEKRISRPFSIVYSGAKDSDDSFSEAVVGQDGHLGRSEATGLEDELTMTKKALVVAQAKQDALEKERDQLLEKLAQSEAKKPEYMSAISDDNEVAIPEVEAAKSLFQKALKESVEERFALESKLVLAKQDAIDLAVQVEKLAEIAFHQATIHILQDAQLKISSAETTAAEGAHLIEKRIMDATESTVSSIVEKSEFAIGRALAIAEEASEHAKKTTETLIDNASPFDQIASVQAENMKLQGIISDLESQLIIARNEVNGLKLEVEQTRQQQKAFEQRAIDAERALLDFKESTGKNISKQVEEIKTFMKKMKIDVTKRTKAVSKTFKTDLKNIKTTVEAAKQMVRLKDYAYLNRFKALQRSLKASEDALRVWRQRTEMAESFLLRESRQDEGDADSIYVVNGGRIDLLKTDDSQKWKLLSDGPRTEIPQWMARRIQEISTKFPPRKIGVAEAMTSKFRPLELPKEDEVWSIAQEKPKQGDALDEHIERETLEKKRNALETALKRKATQLQGDPEQTKLESATGTGREIVFQAFNWESWRRQWYSELASKSTDLSQAGITAVWLPPPTQSVAPQGYMPSDLYNLNSSYGTVEDLKSCIQEMHSQDLVVLGDVVLNHRCAQKQSPNGVWNIYDGKLAWGPEAIVCDDPNFEGRGNPSSGDIFHAAPNIDHSQDFVRKDIKEWLKWLRSDIGYDGWRLDFVRGFSGTYVKEYIEASNPVFSIGEYWDAMKYEHGTLCYNQDAHRQRIVDWVNATGGTSAAFDMTTKGILHSALHGEYWRLIDPQGKPPGVMGWWPSRAVTFVENHDTGSTQGHWPFPRDKLMQGYAYILTHAGTPTIFYDHFYDFGIRDVITELIEARKRGGIHCRSPTKIFHANNEGYVARVGDSLVLKLGHFAWHPSRENLLDGSWKKFIDKKTDYQVWLRE